In Pseudoalteromonas sp. NC201, a single window of DNA contains:
- the trmJ gene encoding tRNA (cytosine(32)/uridine(32)-2'-O)-methyltransferase TrmJ — protein MALEDIRIVLVNTSHSGNIGSVARAMKTMGLSKLYLVDLACEVDSHASALAAGATDVLGAATKVDTLQEAIADCALTIGTSARSRTLSWPMVDPRECAQKLVAESVNGPVALVFGRENSGLSNEELQLCNYHVCIPANPEYSSLNLAMAVQTLAYETRMTYLDTQQKQPEEVDETIYPSSKQMELFYEHLENTLNDTGFIIKQHPGMVMTKLKRLFNRARPEDQELNILRGILSSIDKSTNK, from the coding sequence ATGGCTTTAGAAGATATTCGAATTGTATTAGTGAACACCTCACACTCTGGCAATATTGGCTCTGTTGCGAGAGCGATGAAGACGATGGGGTTATCTAAGCTTTACTTAGTTGACCTTGCATGTGAAGTGGACAGCCATGCAAGTGCATTGGCGGCTGGCGCAACCGACGTGTTGGGTGCAGCGACTAAAGTCGATACACTTCAAGAGGCGATTGCTGATTGCGCTTTAACTATTGGCACGAGTGCGCGCTCACGCACTTTGTCGTGGCCAATGGTAGACCCGCGTGAGTGTGCACAAAAATTGGTTGCTGAATCGGTGAATGGCCCAGTTGCATTGGTATTTGGTCGAGAAAACAGTGGCTTGTCGAACGAAGAGCTGCAGTTGTGCAACTATCACGTATGTATTCCGGCTAATCCTGAGTATAGCTCGCTTAATCTTGCGATGGCAGTGCAAACGTTGGCCTACGAAACGCGTATGACATACTTAGACACGCAACAAAAGCAGCCAGAAGAAGTGGATGAAACGATTTACCCATCATCAAAGCAGATGGAGTTATTCTACGAGCATCTTGAAAATACCCTGAATGACACCGGCTTTATCATCAAACAGCATCCGGGCATGGTAATGACTAAGCTAAAGCGTTTGTTCAACCGTGCTAGACCGGAAGATCAAGAACTTAATATTCTACGTGGGATCCTAAGTTCGATAGATAAATCTACTAACAAGTAA